A region from the Hyalangium gracile genome encodes:
- a CDS encoding GNAT family N-acetyltransferase produces the protein MFSKRRSRPTLLVVTDAELSARLRANIVAYKKFQAAQGGLLHLGLPGLWAFAQPSHPETLSQQQAFFESLEALEAGLPRLEDFYRAHGIRLWRVPLPPGTTAAEQLLARAGYRKEDGGTFAMGLGFEDGPLTPPSIPLEELTSQEELIPLNAAAFGPSTSIHLEPWHARHFPELHIRGIREGGQLITGGLTHDAGDTAGVFLVATSHTARGRGLATEVMRGLLLDAQRRGRVAAVLQSTEQGYAVYRRLGMRDLGLWVDWVRRSG, from the coding sequence TTGTTCTCCAAGAGGCGGAGTCGTCCTACCCTGCTGGTCGTGACGGACGCCGAGCTCTCCGCGCGCCTGCGCGCCAACATCGTGGCCTACAAGAAGTTCCAGGCGGCCCAGGGGGGCCTGCTCCATCTGGGACTGCCCGGGCTCTGGGCCTTCGCCCAGCCCAGCCACCCCGAGACGCTCTCCCAGCAGCAGGCCTTCTTCGAGAGCCTCGAGGCCCTGGAGGCAGGGCTGCCCCGGCTCGAGGACTTCTACCGCGCCCACGGCATCCGGCTCTGGCGGGTGCCGCTGCCCCCGGGGACGACGGCCGCCGAGCAGCTCCTGGCCCGCGCCGGCTACCGGAAGGAGGACGGCGGCACCTTCGCCATGGGCCTGGGCTTCGAGGACGGGCCGCTCACGCCCCCCAGCATCCCGCTCGAGGAGCTCACCTCCCAGGAGGAGCTCATCCCCCTCAACGCGGCGGCCTTCGGCCCCAGCACCTCCATCCACCTCGAGCCGTGGCACGCCCGGCACTTCCCGGAGCTGCACATCCGAGGCATCCGCGAGGGCGGCCAGCTCATCACCGGCGGGCTGACGCATGACGCGGGAGACACCGCCGGCGTCTTCCTGGTGGCCACCTCCCACACCGCGCGAGGCCGCGGGCTGGCCACCGAGGTGATGCGCGGGCTGCTGCTCGACGCGCAGCGGCGGGGCCGTGTCGCCGCCGTCCTCCAGTCCACCGAGCAGGGCTACGCCGTCTACCGCCGCCTGGGCATGAGGGACCTGGGCCTCTGGGTGGACTGGGTGCGCCGTTCGGGCTGA
- a CDS encoding type II toxin-antitoxin system RelE family toxin — protein sequence MFRQHTRVAGAYRVTFSAEAWKEIGRLSSNTFVALQEALEQLAQQARPLAAADLLPTPITFTVDSLVIHCERDDRARTLTLQHVTTALPAAERK from the coding sequence ATGTTTCGTCAACACACACGGGTCGCTGGCGCCTACCGCGTCACCTTCAGCGCCGAGGCGTGGAAGGAGATCGGCCGACTCTCCAGCAATACCTTCGTGGCGCTCCAGGAGGCGCTGGAACAGCTCGCGCAGCAGGCCCGGCCGCTGGCCGCCGCCGACCTGCTGCCCACCCCCATCACCTTCACCGTGGACTCCCTCGTCATCCACTGTGAGCGGGATGACCGGGCTCGCACCCTGACGCTGCAGCACGTCACCACCGCCCTGCCCGCGGCCGAGCGCAAGTAG
- a CDS encoding FMN-binding negative transcriptional regulator, whose product MYLPRHFQEQDPERLLAFMRRYSFATLVTVEQGAPFASHLPFLVEPGPEGSQVRLLAHMARANPQWRALSPDTDVLVMFQGPHTYVSPSWYLTEPNVPTWNYAAVHVYGRPRIITEQDEWMRVIRELVTTYESGFEQPWSVERAGEYVPRILPGTVAFEISVSRVEGKFKLNQNRTPEDRRAVMERLERSDDPEQRAVGALMRERDT is encoded by the coding sequence ATGTACCTCCCGCGTCACTTCCAGGAGCAGGATCCCGAGCGCCTCCTCGCCTTCATGAGGCGCTACAGCTTCGCCACCCTCGTCACGGTGGAGCAGGGCGCCCCGTTCGCCTCCCACCTGCCGTTCCTCGTCGAGCCCGGCCCCGAGGGCTCCCAGGTCCGGCTGCTGGCCCACATGGCCCGCGCCAACCCGCAGTGGCGCGCGCTCTCCCCGGACACGGACGTGCTCGTCATGTTCCAGGGGCCGCACACCTACGTGTCCCCGTCCTGGTACCTCACCGAGCCCAACGTCCCCACGTGGAACTATGCCGCCGTCCACGTCTACGGCCGGCCCCGCATCATCACCGAGCAGGACGAGTGGATGCGCGTCATCCGCGAGCTCGTCACCACCTACGAGTCCGGCTTCGAGCAGCCGTGGTCCGTCGAGCGCGCGGGCGAGTACGTGCCGCGCATCCTCCCCGGCACCGTCGCCTTCGAGATCTCCGTCTCGCGCGTGGAGGGCAAGTTCAAGCTCAACCAGAACCGCACGCCCGAGGATCGCCGCGCCGTCATGGAGCGCCTCGAGCGCAGCGACGACCCCGAGCAGCGCGCCGTCGGCGCACTGATGCGCGAGCGGGACACGTGA
- a CDS encoding MBL fold metallo-hydrolase: MRKLNPTRWTPLRTLRAATLSIALVAAGCEGDQGPAGPKGDSAVLDPSLGTADKAFVGIGGKQAVQDLRSFELQISGMNYAAGEGFRPTDAPLLGSTLDGTVIRYDVAGDKINIHQKRNLTLFFPVAQDYQEIINGNQGYLNGTESIFGIPGGGLLPDRVAAIRRQQRLLNPHLIFKDIAANPSLAKDGGAALLGGVLHNLLVVDDAVHDLTLYVNAQTGQLSKLSTVENEPLHRDVPVEVFYDGWETTPSGLLFPKNAYIGVDGHLVHSETRKAVTVNGTLEASLFQLPASNLPPYNAEDAARGASQHQFHMIFSSFGVPIDGQDLSLAETQLAPGVWYLRGFSHNSIVVEQASGLVVIEAPLYPERGDAIIAWAKQKYPTKPITHVLATHHHTDHTAGLRSFVAAGATVVVHEAAASYYPDIFRAPSTIRPDTLSRTPAQIKLRTVPTGGSLRLDDATHPVVAYELTNAHAADMLLFYLPNEKVVFASDLYNPGQGGIGNGPKELYRSITQTHQLDVTTVTGGHGNTSTLAELKTAAGE; the protein is encoded by the coding sequence ATGAGAAAGCTGAACCCCACCCGCTGGACTCCACTGCGCACCCTGCGCGCCGCCACCCTGAGCATCGCCCTCGTCGCCGCTGGCTGCGAGGGAGACCAGGGCCCCGCGGGCCCCAAGGGTGACTCCGCCGTCCTCGACCCGTCGCTCGGCACCGCGGACAAGGCCTTCGTCGGCATCGGCGGCAAGCAGGCCGTCCAGGACCTGCGGAGCTTCGAGCTGCAGATCTCCGGCATGAACTACGCCGCCGGCGAGGGCTTCCGCCCCACGGATGCGCCCCTGCTGGGCAGCACCTTGGACGGCACCGTCATCCGCTATGACGTGGCGGGCGACAAGATCAACATCCACCAGAAGCGCAACCTGACGCTCTTCTTCCCCGTCGCCCAGGACTACCAGGAGATCATCAACGGCAACCAGGGCTACCTCAACGGCACCGAGAGCATCTTCGGGATTCCCGGTGGCGGGCTGCTCCCGGACCGCGTCGCCGCCATCCGCCGGCAGCAGCGGCTGCTCAACCCGCACCTCATCTTCAAGGACATCGCGGCCAACCCGAGCCTCGCCAAGGACGGCGGCGCGGCGCTGCTGGGCGGCGTCCTCCACAACCTGCTCGTGGTGGATGATGCCGTGCACGATCTCACCCTCTACGTGAACGCGCAGACCGGGCAGCTCTCCAAGCTGTCCACCGTGGAGAACGAGCCGCTCCACCGCGACGTCCCCGTCGAGGTCTTCTACGACGGCTGGGAGACGACGCCGAGCGGCCTGCTCTTCCCGAAGAACGCCTATATCGGTGTCGACGGCCACCTGGTCCACTCCGAGACGCGCAAGGCGGTGACCGTGAACGGCACCCTGGAGGCCTCGCTCTTCCAGCTGCCGGCCAGCAACCTGCCGCCCTACAACGCCGAGGACGCGGCGCGCGGCGCCTCGCAGCACCAGTTCCACATGATCTTCTCCTCGTTCGGCGTCCCGATCGATGGGCAGGACCTCTCCCTGGCGGAGACGCAGCTGGCGCCGGGCGTCTGGTACCTGAGGGGCTTCTCCCACAACTCGATCGTCGTGGAGCAGGCCAGCGGGCTCGTCGTCATCGAGGCGCCGCTCTACCCGGAGCGCGGCGATGCCATCATCGCCTGGGCGAAGCAGAAGTACCCCACCAAGCCCATCACCCACGTCCTGGCCACCCACCACCACACCGACCACACGGCGGGCCTGCGCTCCTTCGTGGCGGCGGGCGCCACGGTGGTGGTGCACGAGGCCGCGGCCAGCTACTACCCGGACATCTTCCGCGCTCCGTCCACCATCCGTCCGGACACCCTGTCGCGCACCCCCGCGCAGATCAAGCTGAGGACGGTGCCCACGGGCGGCTCGCTGCGGCTCGACGACGCCACGCACCCCGTCGTCGCCTATGAGCTCACCAACGCGCACGCGGCGGACATGCTGCTGTTCTACCTGCCCAATGAGAAGGTCGTCTTCGCCTCGGACCTCTA
- the gyrB gene encoding DNA topoisomerase (ATP-hydrolyzing) subunit B, whose translation MEKTPSTGVSPTPPPVEYGTDSITKLEGREAVRKRPGMYIGDTMTYGLHKLVYEVVDNSVDEALAGYCTDIDVVIHVDGSLSVQDNGRGIPVGPHPDPKFQDKDTVDVVLTELHAGSKFGNGAYKVSGGLHGVGVTCVNFLSEWLKVRIQRNGKVYEQSYARGVPQGKVSEVGTTDKRGTLVWFKPDPEVMEVRDFDFETLSQRLRELAFLNAGLRITIRDERSNKEHEFKFEGGIGSFVEYLNKSKQALHDKPIYFRAEKEGVSLELAMQWNDGYDERIYTFANNINTHEGGSHLSGFKAALTRTLNSYAEKSGLWKDLKETPTGEDAREGLAAVISVKLPNPQFEGQTKTKLGNSEIKGLVEQMVNDQLATYLEENPVNGKKVVAKIGDACRARIAARKARETVRRKGVLDGGSLPGKLADCQSRDPSESELYIVEGDSAGGSAKQGRDRRNQAILPLRGKILNVEKARFEKMLTSAEIVTLITALGTGIGAEDYDPNKARYHRIILMTDADVDGSHIRTLLLTFFYRQMRELLERGYLYIAQPPLYKVTRNKKDMYVKDERALNEYLLRSASEHSRVVTPAGELGGNELKAMLEKVITYEEKLEKQAKRRDARVVDALVQAARVTAETLSDEKAIEAEVERMYSYFRTRMPDVLGRVKHERRDDPEHHTKKLVFHTEINGSMRETVLDYAFLSSPEYLELVGLREAFASLGRPPYTVKLEGGEVTAYSVQEVLAAVRKDAQKGLGLQRYKGLGEMNPEQLWDTTMNPATRTLLQVQLKDAVESDEIFSLLMGEAVEPRREFIERNALDVQNLDI comes from the coding sequence ATGGAAAAGACTCCCTCGACCGGTGTCTCACCGACGCCGCCGCCCGTGGAGTATGGGACCGACAGCATCACCAAGCTCGAGGGCCGCGAGGCGGTCCGCAAGCGGCCGGGCATGTACATCGGCGACACCATGACGTACGGGCTGCACAAGCTCGTGTACGAGGTGGTGGACAACTCCGTGGACGAGGCGCTGGCGGGCTACTGCACGGACATCGACGTCGTCATCCACGTGGACGGCTCGCTGAGCGTCCAGGACAACGGGCGTGGCATTCCGGTGGGGCCGCACCCGGATCCGAAGTTCCAGGACAAGGACACGGTGGACGTGGTGCTGACGGAGCTGCACGCCGGCAGCAAGTTCGGCAACGGCGCCTACAAAGTGTCCGGCGGCCTGCACGGGGTGGGCGTCACGTGCGTGAACTTCCTGTCCGAGTGGCTGAAGGTCCGCATCCAGCGCAACGGCAAGGTGTACGAGCAGAGCTACGCCCGGGGCGTGCCGCAGGGCAAGGTGTCGGAGGTGGGCACCACGGACAAGCGGGGCACGCTGGTGTGGTTCAAGCCGGACCCCGAGGTGATGGAGGTCCGCGACTTCGACTTCGAGACGCTGAGCCAGCGCCTGCGCGAGCTGGCGTTCCTCAACGCCGGCCTGCGCATCACCATCCGGGACGAGCGCTCCAACAAGGAGCACGAGTTCAAGTTCGAGGGCGGCATCGGCTCGTTCGTGGAGTACCTGAACAAGTCGAAGCAGGCGCTGCACGACAAGCCCATCTACTTCCGCGCGGAGAAGGAGGGGGTGTCGCTGGAGCTGGCCATGCAGTGGAACGATGGCTACGACGAGCGCATCTACACCTTCGCCAACAACATCAACACGCACGAGGGTGGCAGCCACCTGTCCGGCTTCAAGGCGGCGCTGACGCGCACGCTCAACAGCTACGCGGAGAAGAGCGGGCTGTGGAAGGACCTGAAGGAGACGCCCACCGGCGAGGACGCGCGCGAGGGCCTGGCGGCCGTCATCTCCGTGAAGCTGCCCAACCCCCAGTTCGAGGGGCAGACGAAGACGAAGCTGGGCAACAGCGAAATCAAGGGTCTGGTCGAGCAGATGGTGAACGACCAGCTCGCCACGTACCTGGAAGAGAACCCCGTCAACGGCAAGAAGGTGGTGGCGAAGATTGGCGACGCGTGCCGGGCGCGCATCGCGGCGCGCAAGGCGCGCGAGACGGTGCGGCGCAAGGGCGTGCTGGATGGCGGCTCGCTGCCGGGCAAGCTGGCCGACTGCCAGAGCCGGGACCCGAGCGAGAGCGAGCTCTACATCGTCGAGGGTGACTCCGCAGGTGGCTCGGCGAAGCAGGGGCGGGACCGGCGCAACCAGGCCATCCTCCCGCTGCGCGGCAAGATCCTGAACGTGGAGAAGGCGCGCTTCGAGAAGATGCTGACGAGCGCGGAGATCGTCACGCTCATCACCGCGCTGGGCACGGGGATTGGGGCGGAGGACTACGATCCGAACAAGGCGCGCTACCACCGCATCATCCTGATGACGGACGCCGACGTGGACGGCAGCCACATCCGCACGCTGCTCCTGACGTTCTTCTACCGGCAGATGCGCGAGCTCTTGGAGCGTGGGTACCTCTACATCGCGCAGCCGCCGCTCTACAAAGTGACGCGCAACAAGAAGGACATGTACGTCAAGGACGAGCGCGCGCTGAACGAGTACCTGCTGCGCAGCGCCTCGGAGCACTCGCGGGTGGTGACGCCGGCTGGGGAGCTGGGCGGCAACGAGCTGAAGGCGATGCTCGAGAAGGTCATCACCTACGAGGAGAAGTTGGAGAAGCAGGCCAAGCGCCGGGATGCGCGGGTGGTGGACGCGCTGGTGCAGGCGGCGCGGGTGACGGCGGAGACGCTGTCGGACGAGAAGGCAATCGAGGCGGAAGTGGAGCGGATGTACAGCTACTTCCGGACGCGGATGCCGGACGTGCTGGGGCGGGTGAAGCACGAGCGCCGGGATGATCCGGAGCACCACACGAAGAAGCTGGTGTTCCACACGGAGATCAACGGGAGCATGCGCGAGACGGTGCTGGACTACGCGTTCCTGTCGTCTCCGGAGTACCTGGAGCTGGTGGGGCTGCGCGAGGCGTTCGCGTCGCTGGGCCGGCCGCCGTACACGGTGAAGCTGGAGGGCGGCGAGGTGACGGCGTACTCGGTGCAGGAGGTGCTGGCGGCGGTGCGCAAGGACGCGCAGAAGGGGCTGGGGCTGCAGCGCTACAAGGGTCTGGGCGAGATGAACCCGGAGCAGCTCTGGGACACGACGATGAACCCGGCCACGCGCACGCTCTTGCAGGTGCAGCTCAAGGACGCGGTGGAGAGCGACGAAATCTTCTCGCTGCTGATGGGCGAGGCGGTGGAGCCGCGGCGCGAGTTCATCGAGCGCAACGCGCTGGACGTGCAGAACCTGGACATCTGA
- a CDS encoding sensor histidine kinase, protein MKPLRALVVEDDPEDFMLVEHELRRGGFAPEMLRVETQEEMREALRGRDWDVILSDFRLPVFSAPEALRVLHETGLDIPLLIVSGTVGEQEGLEMMRAGARDYFPKDRIARLAAAVTRELAEAEARRARVRAEMERALLARVGEVLTAPMDFEQWLARLVRLPIPTLADCCAIFLCEEGDSLRLAALAHEKSEAERLEHEPRTRRSPEASIGPSHVLRTGQPELIADVAERQAQLTQDPAHQRFVSALGLRSALYVPLRGHPGALGVLALGTLGRRRLGREDLVMAQELARRVSLVLDNALLFQEMQDAVRLRDDFLTVAAHELRTPLTTLQLQLGALTQRARRDSAAPDFSERLERCQRQVRRLGTLVEALLDVSRLSSGQMLLQPERVDLGELVAEVVDRHAAEAQGARCEVRLEARPGLYGQWDRLRVDQAVSSLLSNALKFGSGQPVEVRVTGAGGVARVEVGDRGIGIPPEQLERIFERFERAVSSRSYGGLGLGLYLARRVAEAHGGHVWAQARPGGGAAFTLELPLESAEVHA, encoded by the coding sequence ATGAAACCGCTCCGGGCGCTGGTGGTGGAGGACGACCCGGAAGACTTCATGCTGGTGGAGCATGAGCTGCGGCGTGGCGGGTTCGCGCCGGAGATGCTCCGGGTGGAGACGCAGGAGGAGATGCGCGAGGCCCTGCGGGGGCGGGACTGGGACGTCATCCTCTCCGACTTCCGGCTGCCCGTCTTCAGCGCGCCCGAGGCGCTGCGGGTGCTCCACGAGACGGGCCTGGACATTCCGCTGCTCATCGTCTCCGGGACGGTGGGAGAGCAGGAGGGCTTGGAGATGATGCGGGCGGGGGCGCGGGACTATTTCCCCAAGGACCGCATCGCCCGGCTGGCGGCGGCCGTCACCCGGGAGCTGGCCGAGGCGGAGGCGCGGCGGGCCAGAGTGCGGGCGGAGATGGAGCGGGCGCTGCTGGCCCGGGTGGGCGAGGTGCTCACCGCGCCCATGGACTTCGAGCAGTGGCTGGCCCGGCTGGTGCGGCTGCCCATCCCCACGCTGGCCGACTGCTGCGCCATCTTCCTGTGCGAGGAGGGCGACAGCCTGCGGCTGGCGGCGCTGGCCCACGAGAAGTCCGAGGCCGAGCGCCTGGAGCACGAGCCGCGCACGCGGCGCAGCCCGGAGGCCTCCATCGGGCCCTCGCACGTGCTGCGCACCGGGCAGCCCGAGCTGATCGCCGACGTGGCCGAGCGGCAGGCGCAGCTCACGCAGGACCCGGCGCACCAGCGCTTCGTCAGCGCGCTGGGGCTGCGCTCCGCGCTCTACGTGCCGCTGCGGGGCCACCCGGGGGCGCTGGGGGTGCTCGCGCTGGGCACGCTGGGGCGCAGGCGGCTGGGCAGGGAGGACCTGGTGATGGCGCAGGAGCTGGCCCGCCGCGTCTCGCTGGTGCTGGACAACGCGCTGCTCTTCCAGGAGATGCAGGACGCGGTGCGCCTGCGCGACGACTTCCTCACCGTGGCGGCCCACGAGCTGCGCACCCCGCTCACCACGCTGCAGCTGCAGCTGGGCGCGCTCACCCAGCGGGCCCGGCGGGACAGCGCCGCGCCGGACTTCTCCGAGCGCCTGGAGCGCTGCCAGCGCCAGGTGCGGCGCCTGGGCACGCTGGTGGAGGCGCTGCTGGACGTGTCGCGGCTGTCCAGCGGGCAGATGCTGCTGCAGCCGGAGCGCGTGGACCTGGGGGAGCTGGTGGCGGAGGTGGTGGACCGGCACGCCGCGGAGGCCCAGGGGGCGCGCTGCGAGGTCCGCCTCGAAGCGCGCCCCGGCCTGTACGGCCAGTGGGATAGGCTGCGCGTGGACCAGGCGGTGTCGAGCCTGCTGAGCAACGCGCTCAAGTTCGGCTCGGGACAGCCGGTGGAGGTGCGGGTGACAGGCGCTGGAGGCGTGGCACGCGTGGAGGTGGGGGACCGGGGCATCGGCATTCCGCCGGAGCAGCTCGAGCGCATCTTCGAGCGCTTCGAGCGCGCCGTCTCCTCGCGCTCCTATGGAGGGCTGGGCTTGGGGCTGTACCTGGCGCGCCGCGTGGCGGAAGCTCACGGCGGGCACGTGTGGGCGCAGGCCCGGCCGGGCGGAGGCGCCGCCTTCACCCTGGAGCTGCCACTGGAGTCGGCGGAGGTGCACGCATGA
- a CDS encoding cobalamin B12-binding domain-containing protein has protein sequence MSSLRERYLAAQLAGDRREALRLLVDEGLLRGIPLQDIHLKVIQSAQYEIGRLWQENRISVAQEHLATAISQLALSHLYRHLPRDPSNGKVVMMSCVEGELHEVGARMASDFLEMAGFDVRFLGANVPTDHLERMVREQTPDLLALSVTMTYHLPALRAAVDRVRAVAPRLHIAVGGLAFTWASGVENDLNVSFHGRDARELVAAACRILGV, from the coding sequence GTGTCTTCGCTCCGAGAGCGCTACCTGGCCGCCCAGCTCGCGGGGGACCGTCGTGAGGCGCTGCGCCTGCTGGTGGATGAGGGCCTGCTGCGCGGCATCCCCCTGCAGGACATCCACCTCAAGGTCATCCAATCGGCGCAGTACGAGATCGGCCGGCTCTGGCAGGAGAACCGCATCTCCGTGGCGCAGGAGCACCTGGCCACGGCCATCTCCCAGCTCGCGCTCTCGCACCTCTACCGCCACCTGCCGAGGGATCCGTCCAACGGCAAGGTCGTGATGATGTCGTGCGTGGAGGGCGAGCTGCACGAGGTGGGCGCGCGCATGGCCAGCGACTTCCTGGAGATGGCGGGCTTCGACGTGCGTTTTCTGGGTGCCAACGTTCCCACGGACCACCTGGAGCGCATGGTGCGCGAGCAGACGCCGGACCTGCTCGCCCTCTCCGTGACGATGACGTACCACCTGCCCGCGCTGCGCGCCGCCGTGGACCGCGTGCGCGCGGTGGCGCCCCGGCTCCACATCGCCGTGGGCGGGCTGGCCTTCACCTGGGCGTCGGGCGTGGAGAATGACCTGAACGTCTCCTTCCATGGTAGGGATGCGCGCGAACTGGTCGCCGCGGCCTGCCGCATCCTCGGAGTTTGA
- a CDS encoding AAA family ATPase produces MITEIEVKNFKTLRDVKIPLAPGITVMVGANNSGKSNALAVLKLLSEGERHLDYLAATSALGGMQSVLARDAADPVRVVLRTRRPMEEERIYGFQLTPDGRKAGEWLAKPQFRYGQMQWDRLDLRHEQTWMEHLRKFLEATTVHDLSVAALRAPAIVRQDAKLGTDGKDAAAVLDRLAGEHPSLRDAIDETVQRAAHEVKRIVTRPGPEPGTKVLGVEEKDGRVYGAEDVSDGLLLFIGVAVAAQLRASTPCILAIEEPERGIHPRRLRDLVDHLLRLTKSGVQVVLTTHSPTLLDEFRDTPESVLIFDRDEKGTHVTHLSDRPDWAEQLKGAPLGELWYSGVLGGVPGR; encoded by the coding sequence TTGATTACCGAGATCGAGGTCAAGAACTTCAAGACCCTCCGAGACGTGAAGATTCCGCTCGCGCCGGGCATCACCGTGATGGTGGGTGCGAACAACAGCGGCAAGTCCAACGCGCTCGCGGTGCTCAAGCTGCTGAGCGAGGGGGAGCGCCATCTCGATTATCTTGCTGCGACATCTGCACTGGGAGGGATGCAGTCTGTCCTCGCACGGGACGCGGCAGACCCAGTGAGAGTCGTCCTCCGTACCCGGCGACCTATGGAGGAGGAGCGCATCTACGGCTTTCAACTGACGCCTGATGGGCGCAAAGCAGGAGAATGGCTCGCCAAACCGCAATTCAGATATGGCCAGATGCAATGGGATCGACTGGATTTGCGGCATGAGCAGACATGGATGGAGCACCTGCGAAAATTCTTGGAGGCCACGACCGTTCACGATCTCTCCGTGGCGGCACTCCGAGCTCCAGCCATTGTGCGGCAAGACGCGAAGTTGGGAACCGACGGGAAGGATGCGGCGGCTGTACTCGACAGGCTCGCCGGTGAGCATCCATCGCTGAGAGACGCAATTGATGAAACCGTCCAACGCGCTGCCCACGAAGTGAAGCGGATTGTGACTCGACCAGGCCCAGAGCCAGGGACCAAGGTCCTGGGGGTCGAGGAAAAAGACGGTAGGGTCTATGGAGCGGAGGACGTGTCGGACGGGCTCCTTCTCTTTATTGGCGTGGCGGTTGCCGCGCAATTGAGGGCCAGCACACCCTGCATTCTGGCCATCGAAGAGCCAGAAAGAGGGATCCATCCACGCAGGCTACGCGATCTCGTCGATCACCTGCTCCGGCTGACAAAGTCTGGCGTCCAGGTAGTGCTAACGACGCACTCTCCAACACTGCTTGACGAATTCCGGGATACACCCGAAAGCGTTCTCATCTTCGACCGTGACGAGAAAGGTACCCACGTCACCCATCTCTCGGACCGCCCGGACTGGGCCGAGCAGCTCAAGGGGGCTCCCCTGGGAGAACTCTGGTACTCGGGGGTCCTAGGGGGCGTGCCGGGCCGATGA
- a CDS encoding response regulator, translating to MKARPLLVVDDDADLREAITDVLRDAGYEVIVASNGRNALEVLARSNPLPGLVLLDMMMPVLDGAGFLAEVRKHPQFAAVPVVVFSASASPNLQELGARGWVRKPVDLEALLEVVSQHALT from the coding sequence ATGAAGGCTCGACCGCTGCTGGTGGTGGACGACGACGCGGACCTGCGCGAGGCCATCACCGACGTGCTGCGCGACGCGGGCTACGAAGTCATCGTCGCCAGCAACGGCCGCAACGCGCTGGAGGTGCTGGCCCGCAGCAACCCGCTGCCCGGGCTGGTGCTGCTGGACATGATGATGCCGGTGCTGGATGGCGCCGGCTTCCTGGCGGAGGTGCGCAAGCATCCCCAGTTCGCGGCCGTGCCGGTGGTCGTCTTCTCGGCCAGCGCCAGCCCCAACCTCCAGGAGCTGGGCGCGCGCGGGTGGGTCCGCAAGCCGGTGGACCTGGAGGCGCTGCTGGAGGTCGTCAGCCAGCATGCGCTCACCTGA